In a genomic window of Hymenobacter chitinivorans DSM 11115:
- a CDS encoding VanZ family protein → MQPTAPPPPRRRALAALPLAWAALILVLTLTPAKSMPEVPPWELISFDTAAHAFVFLVLAALSYFSSIRQQRYASRRRYAFGLVLTEGILLGAFIEFLQVTMDLGRHGEWSDLISDGIGTVAGLLLARASRRWWA, encoded by the coding sequence GTGCAGCCTACCGCGCCGCCCCCGCCTCGTCGCCGAGCACTTGCCGCTCTGCCCCTGGCGTGGGCGGCGCTGATTTTGGTGCTCACCCTGACGCCGGCCAAATCGATGCCGGAGGTACCACCCTGGGAGCTTATTTCCTTCGACACCGCCGCCCATGCTTTCGTTTTTCTGGTGCTGGCAGCGCTCAGCTACTTTTCCAGCATCCGGCAGCAGCGCTACGCTAGCCGGCGCCGCTACGCATTCGGCCTAGTTCTAACGGAGGGAATTCTGCTGGGCGCTTTCATCGAGTTCCTGCAGGTTACGATGGACCTTGGACGCCACGGCGAGTGGTCCGACCTTATCAGTGACGGTATCGGCACGGTGGCGGGCTTACTCCTGGCCCGGGCCTCCCGTCGCTGGTGGGCCTAA
- the gcvH gene encoding glycine cleavage system protein GcvH, protein MNLPANLKYTKEHEWIRVEGEFAYIGITDHAQKELGDIVYVDIDTLDKEVAQNEIFGTVEAVKTVSDLFSPVSGTVVEINDKLDGSPETVNSDPYGDGWMIKMSLSNPAEIDALLTAESYGELVGA, encoded by the coding sequence ATGAATCTCCCCGCTAATCTGAAGTACACCAAAGAGCACGAATGGATTCGTGTGGAAGGCGAATTTGCTTATATCGGCATCACCGACCACGCCCAGAAAGAGCTCGGCGACATCGTGTACGTAGACATTGACACGCTCGACAAGGAAGTAGCTCAGAATGAGATTTTCGGCACTGTTGAGGCTGTAAAGACGGTTTCTGACCTGTTTAGCCCCGTATCGGGCACGGTAGTCGAAATCAACGACAAGCTCGACGGCAGCCCCGAGACGGTAAACTCCGACCCTTACGGCGACGGCTGGATGATCAAAATGAGCCTGTCGAACCCAGCCGAAATCGACGCCCTGCTCACGGCCGAAAGCTACGGTGAACTAGTCGGCGCCTAA